Proteins encoded together in one Musa acuminata AAA Group cultivar baxijiao chromosome BXJ3-6, Cavendish_Baxijiao_AAA, whole genome shotgun sequence window:
- the LOC135640432 gene encoding NAC domain-containing protein 104-like codes for MSDLPPGFRFFPTDEELVVHFLSRKASRLPCQPDVVPFLDLRRFDPWQLNGKALQGGNHCYFFSHATVNKVSPSGYWMPVGAKETVTSGDKDVGTKTTLVFHIGEAPLGVKTSWVMHEYRLLEDGAAVPSSRTNRNSSSSASRARGNKRPDLNLAICRVQEASFFGVEETELSCLDEVFLSLDDLDEISMPY; via the exons ATGAGTGACCTCCCTCCTGGTTTCCGGTTCTTCCCTACCGATGAAGAGCTCGTCGTCCATTTCCTCTCCCGCAAGGCTTCGCGTCTGCCATGCCAGCCTGATGTCGTCCCCTTCCTTGATCTCCGCCGCTTCGATCCATGGCAACTAAATG GTAAAGCCCTGCAAGGAGGCAACCACTGCTACTTCTTCAGTCACGCCACCGTAAACAAGGTCTCGCCGAGCGGCTACTGGATGCCGGTCGGAGCAAAGGAGACGGTCACGAGCGGCGACAAGGATGTCGGTACGAAGACTACTCTTGTCTTCCACATAGGAGAAGCCCCTCTGGGGGTAAAAACCAGTTGGGTGATGCATGAATACCGACTCTTGGAGGACGGCGCTGCTGTTCCCAGTAGCAGAACCAACAGAAACAGCAGTTCTTCTGCATCCAGAGCCAGAGGGAACAAGAGACCG GATCTTAACCTCGCAATTTGCCGAGTCCAGGAGGCGAGCTTCTTCGGCGTCGAGGAGACCGAGCTTTCGTGCTTGGACGAGGTGTTCTTGTCCTTGGATGATCTCGACGAGATAAGCATGCCGTATTAG
- the LOC103988477 gene encoding protein DMP6-like: protein MAVEEEEEDEDDPGAYMVLRFMAVVDIADFHSKRIWNTFLVALCAAYCVSFTFTNSYRAASGRLYYAVATLRGIWAFNGRRKDPPEPGTYRLTWSDLFHASLSLSLVAFLTIALLHDDVMRCYHIDLPRKVTNTGPLVIGFLFSVLFVVFPSTRRGTGYRFLSQGDAVYLRS from the exons ATGGcggtggaagaggaagaagaagatgaggatgATCCAGGAGCTTATATGGTGCTAAGATTCATGGCCGTGGTGGATATAGCAGAC TTTCACTCCAAAAGGATTTGGAACACCTTCCTCGTCGCCCTCTGCGCCGCCTATTGCGTCTCCTTCACGTTCACCAACAGCTACCGGGCAGCGTCGGGGCGGCTTTACTACGCCGTGGCGACGCTCAGGGGGATATGGGCGTTCAACGGGCGGCGCAAAGACCCGCCGGAACCCGGCACGTACCGCCTCACCTGGTCGGACCTCTTCCACGCgtcgctgtcgctgtcgctggTGGCGTTCCTCACGATAGCGCTGCTTCATGACGACGTGATGCGATGCTACCACATCGACTTGCCGAGGAAGGTGACGAACACGGGGCCGCTGGTGATCGGGTTCCTCTTCAGCGTCCTGTTCGTGGTGTTTCCTTCGACGAGGAGGGGAACCGGCTATCGTTTCTTGTCGCAGGGCGATGCCGTGTACTTGAGAAGCTAA
- the LOC135640431 gene encoding MADS-box transcription factor 2-like isoform X1 — MGRGKIEIKRIENSTNRQVTFSKRRNGIIKKAREISILCDAHVSVVIFSGSGKMSDYCTPTTALPKILERYQQNSGRKLWDAEHESLSAEIDRIKKENDNMQIELRHLKGEDLNSLYPKELIPIEEGLQIGLASVRDKQMEIWKMHKKNEKLLEEENEQLTCMLHHQQRAMEGNVMELEVGYHQRDSEFAPQMTMAFRVQPIQPNLQENNK, encoded by the exons ATGGGGCGAGGCAAGATAGAGATCAAGCGGATCGAGAACTCCACCAACCGGCAGGTGACCTTCTCCAAGCGCCGGAATGGCATCATCAAGAAAGCGAGGGAGATCAGCATCCTCTGCGACGCCCACGTCTCCGTCGTCATCTTCTCTGGCTCCGGGAAGATGTCCGACTACTGCACCCCCACCACCGC GTTGCCGAAGATCCTGGAGAGGTACCAACAGAACTCCGGGAGGAAGCTCTGGGATGCAGAGCATGAG AGTCTGAGTGCTGAAATCGATCGGATCAAGAAAGAGAATGACAACATGCAGATCGAGCTAAG GCATCTGAAGGGGGAGGATCTGAACTCACTTTACCCTAAGGAGCTGATCCCTATCGAAGAGGGCCTCCAGATTGGGCTCGCCAGCGTGAGGGATAAGCAA ATGGAGATCTGGAAGATGCACAAGAAGAAT GAGAAGTTGCTCGAGGAGGAGAACGAGCAACTGACTTGTATGCTG CACCACCAGCAACGGGCAATGGAAGGAAATGTCATGGAACTGGAGGTTGGGTATCATCAAAGGGATAGTGAATTTGCCCCCCAGATGACTATGGCCTTCCGCGTGCAGCCGATTCAGCCTAACTTGCAGGAGAACAACAAATGA
- the LOC135640431 gene encoding MADS-box transcription factor 2-like isoform X2 — protein MGRGKIEIKRIENSTNRQVTFSKRRNGIIKKAREISILCDAHVSVVIFSGSGKMSDYCTPTTALPKILERYQQNSGRKLWDAEHESLSAEIDRIKKENDNMQIELRHLKGEDLNSLYPKELIPIEEGLQIGLASVRDKQVVLVLLDLTDVFLTCCRWRSGRCTRRMRSCSRRRTSN, from the exons ATGGGGCGAGGCAAGATAGAGATCAAGCGGATCGAGAACTCCACCAACCGGCAGGTGACCTTCTCCAAGCGCCGGAATGGCATCATCAAGAAAGCGAGGGAGATCAGCATCCTCTGCGACGCCCACGTCTCCGTCGTCATCTTCTCTGGCTCCGGGAAGATGTCCGACTACTGCACCCCCACCACCGC GTTGCCGAAGATCCTGGAGAGGTACCAACAGAACTCCGGGAGGAAGCTCTGGGATGCAGAGCATGAG AGTCTGAGTGCTGAAATCGATCGGATCAAGAAAGAGAATGACAACATGCAGATCGAGCTAAG GCATCTGAAGGGGGAGGATCTGAACTCACTTTACCCTAAGGAGCTGATCCCTATCGAAGAGGGCCTCCAGATTGGGCTCGCCAGCGTGAGGGATAAGCAA GTGGTGTTGGTGTTGCTGGATCTTACCGATGTGTTCCTTACCTGTTGTAGATGGAGATCTGGAAGATGCACAAGAAGAAT GAGAAGTTGCTCGAGGAGGAGAACGAGCAACTGA